Proteins from a single region of Nitrososphaerota archaeon:
- the pyk gene encoding pyruvate kinase, with the protein MRKTKIVVTVGPASRDPETVRKLIPLVDVFRINFSHGDRASHVEEIRTIRRESKSLGKSVAILQDLPGPKIRVGKIAGDAVELKQGSRVVLDASSDEGTPLRVPVNYPALLHSVARGDVLHLADGVIKLRVEDASGESVACTILAGGVLGSGKGINAPGVKLKIDYPTKRDVSHLRFGLTHGVDFVAASFVRTPSDLQAMRRLIPKEGPMLVAKVEKSEAVKNFDAILAEADAVMVARGDLGIEVPIETVPAIQKRITSKCREAGKPVIVATQMLVSMVSSPVPSRAEVTDVSNAILEESDAVMLSDETTVGKYPVDATRMLDKIARTTEKYLPAYDQRPLRSGVGETGPAIARAACGLAAYVGAKAIVAPTQTGATARRVSMNRPREPIIAICADRRVSRRLNLYWGVVSVVSRQAMTVDWLFQRADAVAEELGLAKKGDRIVVTSGTPGVRGTTNHIKVSVVGRKD; encoded by the coding sequence TTGAGGAAGACAAAGATCGTCGTGACGGTCGGCCCGGCCAGCAGGGACCCCGAAACCGTCAGGAAGCTCATACCTCTGGTGGACGTCTTCAGGATAAACTTCTCGCACGGAGACAGGGCGAGCCACGTCGAGGAGATCAGGACCATCAGGAGGGAGTCCAAGAGCCTCGGGAAGAGCGTCGCGATACTGCAGGACCTCCCGGGGCCCAAGATCAGGGTGGGGAAGATAGCGGGAGACGCCGTGGAGCTCAAGCAGGGGTCGAGGGTCGTCCTGGACGCTTCATCAGATGAGGGGACTCCCCTCCGGGTCCCGGTTAACTACCCTGCGCTGCTTCACTCCGTGGCCAGGGGGGACGTCCTTCATCTGGCCGACGGGGTGATTAAGCTCAGGGTCGAAGACGCCTCGGGAGAATCGGTCGCCTGCACAATCTTGGCCGGGGGGGTCCTGGGGTCGGGGAAGGGGATCAACGCCCCCGGAGTGAAGCTCAAGATCGACTACCCGACGAAGCGCGACGTCTCTCACCTTCGCTTCGGGCTGACGCATGGAGTGGACTTCGTCGCCGCGTCCTTCGTCCGGACCCCTTCGGACCTCCAGGCGATGCGCAGGCTGATCCCCAAGGAGGGGCCGATGCTAGTGGCCAAGGTGGAGAAATCGGAGGCGGTGAAGAACTTCGACGCCATCCTGGCGGAGGCGGACGCCGTCATGGTCGCCAGGGGAGACCTCGGCATCGAAGTCCCCATCGAGACCGTCCCTGCCATTCAGAAGAGGATAACATCGAAGTGCCGGGAGGCGGGGAAGCCGGTCATCGTTGCGACGCAGATGCTGGTGAGCATGGTGAGCTCCCCTGTCCCAAGCCGGGCAGAGGTCACAGACGTCTCGAACGCCATCCTTGAAGAGTCAGACGCAGTGATGCTCTCTGACGAGACGACGGTGGGGAAGTATCCGGTCGACGCGACCCGCATGCTCGACAAGATCGCCCGGACCACGGAGAAGTATCTCCCCGCCTACGACCAGCGCCCCCTCAGGTCAGGTGTAGGGGAGACGGGACCCGCCATAGCGAGGGCGGCCTGCGGGCTCGCCGCGTACGTAGGGGCCAAGGCGATAGTCGCGCCCACCCAGACCGGTGCGACGGCCAGGAGGGTCTCCATGAACAGGCCCCGCGAGCCGATAATAGCAATCTGCGCCGACAGGCGGGTTTCGAGGCGGCTGAACCTGTACTGGGGGGTGGTGTCCGTGGTCTCCAGGCAGGCGATGACCGTCGACTGGCTCTTCCAGCGAGCGGACGCCGTGGCGGAGGAGCTCGGGCTCGCCAAGAAGGGGGACAGGATCGTGGTCACTTCCGGGACCCCGGGGGTCAGAGGGACCACCAACCACATCAAGGTCTCGGTGGTCGGGCGCAAGGACTAG
- a CDS encoding MFS transporter produces MEYKWTVLSNTTIGVLMATIDGTIVMISLPAIFRGIDINPLANGSFEYLLWLLFGYSIVTATLLVTFGRISDMLGRVRLYNMGFAIFTVGSLLAAFTPNQGNLGAIELIVFRIVQGVGAAFLWSNSAAIVTDAFPPNERAQALGINMVAALAGSLLGIIMGGVLAVFNWRYIFLVSVPVGIFGTAWSYLRLKEIVAVRKHQKLDYWGNLAFAAGLILILVGVTYGLLPYGSSDMGWGSPWVVGSLLGGLACLVIFPFIEMKVEDPMFHLNLFRSQAFSAGNFAGLLASIGRGGVQLMLIILLQGIWLPLHGYSYESTPFWSGIYITPMLLGFVIMGPLSGRIADRHGARFLATTGMVITAATFLMLSFLPYDFSFPVFAVIIFVMGLGGGMFAAPNTAAIMNASPPEQRGAASGMRATIQNVGQTASLAVFFSIVLVALAASLPGAIASALATAGVPGLAAYFQNLPPTSALFAAFLGINPMQSVLAATGAASSLPASTYSTLTGKVFFPTAIAPAFMAALRLTFYIGAGLSLAAAVASALRGKKYVHGEEHIPSPAAAPTEETEAVAAKP; encoded by the coding sequence GACTATCGTCATGATCTCGCTCCCGGCCATCTTCAGGGGGATCGACATCAACCCGCTCGCCAACGGCTCCTTCGAGTACCTCCTCTGGCTCCTCTTCGGGTACAGCATCGTCACGGCGACCCTGCTGGTAACCTTTGGCCGGATCTCCGACATGCTGGGGAGGGTGAGGCTCTACAACATGGGGTTCGCCATCTTCACCGTGGGCTCTCTCCTGGCCGCCTTCACCCCGAACCAGGGGAACCTGGGAGCCATCGAGCTGATCGTGTTCAGGATCGTCCAGGGCGTGGGAGCGGCGTTCCTATGGTCCAACAGCGCCGCCATAGTCACCGACGCTTTCCCTCCCAACGAAAGGGCCCAGGCCCTGGGGATCAACATGGTCGCCGCCCTAGCAGGGTCGCTCCTGGGGATCATCATGGGAGGAGTCCTGGCGGTCTTCAACTGGAGGTACATCTTCCTGGTGAGCGTCCCCGTGGGGATTTTCGGTACGGCCTGGTCCTACCTCAGGCTGAAGGAGATAGTGGCCGTCAGGAAGCACCAGAAGCTCGACTACTGGGGGAACCTCGCGTTCGCCGCCGGTCTGATACTCATACTCGTCGGCGTGACATACGGCCTCCTCCCCTATGGCTCCTCTGACATGGGGTGGGGGAGCCCCTGGGTCGTCGGGTCACTGCTCGGAGGGCTGGCATGCCTCGTCATCTTCCCTTTCATCGAGATGAAGGTGGAGGACCCGATGTTCCACCTCAACCTCTTCAGGAGCCAGGCCTTCAGCGCCGGGAACTTCGCCGGTCTGCTTGCCTCCATCGGGAGGGGAGGGGTGCAGCTGATGCTCATCATACTTCTCCAGGGGATATGGCTCCCTCTGCACGGGTACTCGTATGAGTCAACCCCCTTCTGGTCGGGGATCTACATCACGCCGATGCTGCTGGGATTCGTCATAATGGGCCCTCTCAGCGGCAGGATCGCAGACAGGCACGGTGCCAGGTTCCTCGCCACCACAGGGATGGTCATAACCGCAGCCACCTTCCTCATGCTGTCTTTCCTCCCCTATGATTTCAGTTTCCCCGTTTTCGCAGTGATCATATTCGTGATGGGACTGGGGGGTGGGATGTTCGCAGCCCCCAACACAGCTGCCATCATGAACGCGTCTCCCCCTGAGCAGAGGGGGGCTGCTTCGGGGATGAGGGCTACGATACAGAACGTCGGGCAGACGGCGAGCCTCGCAGTCTTCTTCTCAATCGTGCTCGTCGCTCTTGCCGCTTCGCTCCCGGGGGCGATAGCCAGCGCCCTCGCCACTGCCGGGGTCCCGGGGCTCGCAGCCTACTTCCAGAACCTCCCCCCGACTAGCGCCCTCTTCGCCGCCTTCCTCGGCATCAACCCGATGCAGTCAGTCCTGGCAGCGACAGGCGCGGCGAGCTCCCTCCCCGCCAGCACCTACAGCACCCTCACGGGGAAGGTCTTCTTCCCGACGGCCATCGCTCCGGCGTTCATGGCCGCTCTCAGGCTCACCTTCTACATCGGCGCCGGGCTTTCGCTTGCCGCCGCCGTCGCCTCGGCACTGCGGGGGAAGAAGTACGTCCACGGGGAGGAGCACATTCCCAGCCCTGCGGCTGCGCCTACCGAGGAGACCGAAGCCGTAGCCGCAAAGCCTTAA